One stretch of Caldalkalibacillus uzonensis DNA includes these proteins:
- the hslV gene encoding ATP-dependent protease subunit HslV has translation MSSNLHATTIFAIHHQGEGAMTGDGQVTFGNAMVMKHSARKVRRLYKGQVVAGFAGSVADAMTLFEMFEGKLEEFNGSLQRAAVELAKAWRQDKYLRRLEAMMIVMDQQGLLLISGNGEVIEPDDGMLAIGSGGAYALAAGRALKRHAPHLRAKDISEAALRIAGEICVYTNQQLVTEEVK, from the coding sequence ATGAGTTCCAATTTGCACGCCACAACCATTTTTGCCATTCATCATCAAGGAGAAGGGGCCATGACCGGTGATGGACAAGTGACCTTTGGCAATGCCATGGTCATGAAACATTCCGCCCGTAAGGTGAGACGGCTTTACAAAGGCCAAGTCGTAGCTGGCTTTGCCGGTTCGGTGGCCGATGCCATGACCCTGTTTGAAATGTTTGAAGGCAAACTGGAAGAGTTTAATGGCAGCTTGCAGCGGGCCGCTGTTGAACTGGCTAAAGCCTGGCGGCAAGATAAATATCTGCGCAGGCTGGAAGCGATGATGATTGTCATGGATCAGCAAGGCTTGCTGCTTATTTCCGGCAACGGAGAAGTGATCGAGCCGGACGATGGTATGTTGGCTATTGGCTCCGGCGGTGCTTATGCGCTGGCTGCAGGAAGGGCATTGAAACGGCATGCCCCCCATTTGAGAGCAAAGGATATCTCGGAGGCAGCGCTAAGAATTGCTGGAGAAATATGTGTTTATACCAACCAGCAACTGGTCACTGAAGAAGTGAAGTAA
- the hslU gene encoding ATP-dependent protease ATPase subunit HslU: protein MDKKALTPRQIVEELDRFIVGQQQAKKSVAIALRNRYRRSLLPAHLQDEIVPKNILMIGPTGVGKTEIARRLAKLVNAPFVKVEATKFTEVGYVGRDVESMVRDLVETAIRMVKEEKMESVKDRAEQMANQKLVELLAPERKQKRGVKNPLEMFFGAQGEEENQDAGQKQQEEQALAQRRKQVAHQLALGELEDRIVEIEVEDQSPNMFEIFSGQGVEQMGINMQDLFGHLMPKRTKKRKLPVSEARRILTQMEANKLIDMDEVQQEAVRRAEQSGIIFIDEIDKIAGKQGSQSPDVSREGVQRDILPIVEGSTVMTKYGPVKTDYILFIAAGAFHTAKPSDLIPELQGRFPIRVELTDLGVEDFVRILTEPQNALLKQYTALLETEGIKVEFSDDAIYELAKMAEQVNRNTDNIGARRLHTILEKLLEDLSFEAPDIHLEKVEITPQYVREKLDTITKDKDLSQYIL from the coding sequence TTGGATAAAAAGGCATTAACCCCACGTCAGATTGTGGAAGAACTTGACCGTTTTATTGTTGGCCAACAGCAAGCAAAGAAGTCTGTCGCCATCGCCCTTAGAAACCGTTACCGGCGCAGTTTGTTGCCTGCCCATCTGCAGGATGAAATTGTGCCTAAAAATATCCTGATGATCGGTCCGACCGGTGTTGGCAAAACCGAGATCGCCAGGCGGCTGGCTAAATTGGTTAATGCCCCTTTTGTAAAGGTGGAGGCCACAAAATTTACCGAAGTAGGTTATGTTGGACGTGACGTGGAATCGATGGTCAGAGATTTGGTCGAAACCGCCATCCGCATGGTCAAAGAAGAAAAGATGGAAAGTGTCAAGGACCGCGCCGAGCAGATGGCCAACCAAAAGCTGGTTGAGTTGTTGGCTCCTGAGCGCAAGCAAAAAAGGGGAGTCAAAAACCCGCTGGAGATGTTTTTCGGGGCTCAGGGAGAGGAAGAGAATCAGGACGCTGGCCAAAAGCAGCAGGAAGAACAGGCCTTGGCCCAGCGGCGCAAACAGGTCGCCCATCAATTGGCTTTAGGAGAGCTGGAAGACCGGATCGTTGAAATTGAGGTGGAAGATCAGTCACCTAATATGTTTGAAATTTTCTCCGGTCAGGGTGTGGAGCAAATGGGTATCAACATGCAGGATCTGTTTGGCCATTTGATGCCCAAGCGAACCAAAAAGCGCAAACTGCCTGTGTCAGAAGCCCGCCGCATATTGACCCAGATGGAAGCCAATAAATTAATTGATATGGATGAGGTCCAGCAAGAGGCAGTTCGACGCGCTGAACAGTCTGGAATTATTTTTATTGATGAGATTGACAAAATTGCTGGCAAACAAGGCTCCCAATCACCTGATGTGTCAAGGGAGGGTGTGCAAAGAGACATTTTACCCATTGTGGAAGGTTCAACAGTGATGACCAAATACGGACCTGTTAAGACCGATTATATCTTATTTATTGCCGCAGGTGCCTTCCATACAGCCAAACCGTCTGATTTGATACCTGAATTGCAAGGGCGTTTTCCAATCCGGGTTGAACTGACTGATTTGGGTGTGGAGGATTTTGTCAGGATCTTAACCGAACCGCAAAACGCCTTGTTAAAGCAATATACTGCACTTTTAGAAACTGAAGGTATAAAAGTTGAATTTTCTGACGATGCTATTTATGAACTGGCAAAAATGGCAGAACAAGTCAACCGGAACACCGATAATATTGGGGCAAGGCGATTGCATACGATCCTGGAAAAGCTTCTGGAAGACCTGTCCTTTGAAGCGCCTGACATCCATTTGGAAAAGGTTGAAATCACCCCTCAGTATGTGCGCGAAAAACTGGACACTATCACCAAAGATAAAGACTTGTCTCAGTATATTTTATAA
- the codY gene encoding GTP-sensing pleiotropic transcriptional regulator CodY, which produces MDLLTKTRRINSMLQKVAGPVNFREMAEVLSEVIGANVFVVSRKGKLLGFSIAQEIENERYTRMLEERKFPAEYTEGLLRIQETSANLDINSPYTAFPVEMKDVFKDALTTVVPIVGGGERLGTLVLGRVNERFEDDDLILAEYGATVVGIEILHERSEEIEQEARSKAIVQMAISSLSYSELEAVEHIFEELEGKEGLLVASKIADRVGITRSVIVNALRKLESAGVIESRSLGMKGTYIKVLNEKLLVELEKIKNS; this is translated from the coding sequence ATGGATCTATTAACAAAAACAAGACGAATTAACTCAATGCTGCAAAAAGTAGCAGGGCCTGTTAACTTCAGAGAGATGGCCGAAGTATTAAGCGAAGTGATTGGTGCCAATGTGTTTGTCGTCAGCCGCAAAGGCAAATTGCTGGGGTTCTCCATCGCTCAAGAGATTGAAAATGAGCGTTACACACGCATGCTGGAAGAGCGTAAATTCCCGGCCGAATACACCGAAGGGTTACTCAGAATCCAGGAAACGTCTGCCAACTTGGATATTAACAGCCCATATACGGCATTTCCGGTGGAAATGAAGGATGTCTTCAAAGATGCACTGACCACTGTGGTTCCCATTGTCGGTGGTGGTGAACGTTTGGGCACTCTTGTCCTGGGTCGTGTCAATGAGCGTTTTGAAGACGATGATCTTATTCTGGCTGAATATGGCGCCACAGTTGTCGGAATCGAAATTCTGCACGAGCGTTCTGAAGAAATTGAGCAAGAGGCTCGCAGTAAAGCGATCGTGCAGATGGCGATCAGCTCCTTGTCTTACAGCGAATTAGAAGCTGTGGAACACATCTTTGAAGAACTTGAAGGCAAAGAGGGGCTCTTAGTTGCCAGCAAAATTGCTGACAGAGTGGGCATTACCCGCTCCGTCATTGTCAATGCTTTACGCAAGCTGGAAAGTGCAGGCGTCATCGAGTCTCGCTCTCTGGGCATGAAAGGGACGTATATCAAAGTTTTAAACGAAAAACTGTTGGTTGAGCTGGAGAAGATTAAAAACTCATAA
- the flgB gene encoding flagellar basal body rod protein FlgB: MHLFSGTFGLVEKALDAAALRHTTIASNIANADTPYYKRRDVSFAAELQKAVDRRNQSLSAYRTDRRHLPFKHQTSLEPRVIIDQHTMYNHNGNNVDMDFEMAELAKNQIKYHALIDRANGHLQKLRTVINEGR, from the coding sequence ATGCATTTGTTTTCCGGCACCTTTGGGCTGGTTGAAAAAGCGCTTGATGCCGCCGCGCTGAGACATACAACGATAGCCAGTAACATTGCTAATGCAGACACACCTTATTATAAGCGGCGGGATGTATCATTTGCAGCTGAATTGCAAAAGGCAGTTGATCGCCGCAACCAATCATTATCTGCCTACCGGACAGATCGCCGTCACCTTCCGTTTAAACATCAAACCTCACTTGAGCCCAGGGTCATCATCGACCAGCATACTATGTACAACCATAACGGCAATAATGTCGATATGGATTTCGAAATGGCTGAGTTGGCCAAAAACCAGATTAAATATCATGCCTTGATAGACCGGGCTAACGGCCATCTCCAGAAACTAAGAACAGTGATCAATGAGGGGCGGTAG
- the flgC gene encoding flagellar basal body rod protein FlgC, producing MGLFQGMNISASALTANRLRMDVVSANIANAQTTRAQLVNGQWQPYRRKLVELRPQIQGSFRQMLSHQVSGRGDATGGVAVTAIRHDPSPFKLVYDPDHPDANQDGYVQMPNVDIVREMVDLMSASRAYEANVTTLNAAKQMYMKAMEIGK from the coding sequence ATGGGATTATTTCAGGGTATGAACATAAGTGCTTCAGCATTAACAGCCAACCGGCTCAGAATGGATGTTGTTTCTGCTAACATCGCCAATGCCCAAACGACCAGGGCCCAGTTGGTTAATGGCCAGTGGCAGCCTTACAGGCGGAAGTTAGTTGAGCTCAGGCCGCAAATCCAGGGTTCTTTCCGGCAAATGTTGAGCCACCAGGTCAGCGGGCGCGGTGATGCGACCGGAGGGGTGGCGGTGACGGCCATCCGGCATGACCCAAGCCCTTTTAAATTGGTCTATGATCCTGACCATCCTGATGCCAATCAGGATGGATATGTACAGATGCCCAATGTGGATATTGTCAGAGAAATGGTGGACCTCATGTCAGCCAGCAGGGCTTATGAGGCCAATGTCACCACTTTGAATGCGGCCAAACAGATGTATATGAAAGCGATGGAAATCGGTAAATAG
- the fliE gene encoding flagellar hook-basal body complex protein FliE — translation MNSIDRIGFLPGIKAAQPERHHASSTDFGALLKQALREVNRSQQEADQLTQKLVTGEVDDLHQVMIAAEKANLQLQLTIQVRNKVVEAYQDIMRMQM, via the coding sequence ATGAACAGTATCGACAGAATCGGGTTTCTTCCCGGGATAAAAGCTGCTCAGCCCGAGCGGCACCATGCTTCTTCCACTGACTTCGGCGCGCTGTTAAAGCAGGCCCTCCGCGAGGTGAACCGCTCGCAACAGGAAGCCGATCAATTAACACAAAAACTTGTGACTGGAGAAGTTGATGATTTACACCAGGTGATGATTGCCGCTGAAAAAGCGAATCTGCAGCTTCAATTAACCATCCAGGTGCGCAATAAAGTGGTTGAGGCTTATCAAGACATCATGCGGATGCAAATGTAG
- the fliF gene encoding flagellar basal-body MS-ring/collar protein FliF has product MKEKIRQYKDQFIETWQSLTRKQKWMVFGSFFLICLTLALVTYWASRPQFVPIYTNVSPVEAGEIMEAIESRGIPAELSADGSTISVPKSEASRLKVELAHAGIPRSGNINYSVFSENMGWGTTDRQLDVVERDAMQNELRYLIEQIEGIDQAKVMITLPKESVWLADEEQTATASVVIKTRPGLSLSQGQINGLYHLISKSVPQLPPENIVIMDQNMQPLELRAEDDAGNNLALHQQHRQIKRDIEQDIQRELQLMLGRIFGMENVVVSVFANVDFSKENREEHFVEPVVDDEGIAISIERIQEMFEGQGTPPGGIAGTGDADVTGYQGTLAGGESEYERVEERINQEVNRIHRQIESSPYKVTDLSINVGLDDSINVPEVEGALQELLISVLHTSLSASGAELDEEQLEQRITIFSQAFQGEPLFPEDADGGSGNLLVYGLGAALALALGSLAFVIIRQRRQSAENEEELVVSAEPEDDLLSKLDEQPTKRSQLEQLAKERPDEFAKLLKSWMAED; this is encoded by the coding sequence ATGAAAGAAAAAATCCGACAGTATAAGGACCAATTCATTGAAACATGGCAATCATTAACCAGAAAACAAAAATGGATGGTTTTTGGTTCGTTTTTCCTGATCTGCCTTACACTGGCTTTAGTTACATACTGGGCTTCCCGCCCCCAATTTGTTCCCATCTATACCAATGTTTCCCCCGTTGAAGCGGGTGAAATTATGGAAGCGATTGAATCGCGCGGCATTCCTGCCGAGTTATCGGCAGACGGGAGTACCATCAGCGTGCCGAAATCGGAAGCAAGCCGCCTGAAAGTGGAGCTGGCCCATGCCGGCATTCCCCGCAGCGGAAATATCAATTACAGCGTCTTTAGTGAGAACATGGGCTGGGGAACAACAGACCGTCAGCTTGATGTTGTTGAACGGGATGCGATGCAAAATGAACTGCGTTATCTGATTGAGCAAATAGAGGGCATCGACCAGGCCAAGGTGATGATAACCTTGCCCAAAGAGAGCGTCTGGCTGGCTGATGAAGAACAAACAGCCACTGCCTCAGTGGTCATAAAGACCCGGCCTGGGCTGAGTTTAAGCCAAGGGCAGATCAACGGCTTGTACCACTTGATTAGCAAAAGTGTGCCACAGCTGCCTCCTGAAAATATTGTGATTATGGATCAAAATATGCAGCCTTTGGAGTTAAGAGCAGAGGATGATGCGGGCAACAATTTAGCTCTTCATCAGCAGCACAGGCAAATTAAACGGGATATTGAGCAAGATATTCAACGGGAACTGCAATTGATGCTTGGCCGTATCTTTGGCATGGAGAACGTGGTTGTCTCCGTCTTTGCTAATGTTGATTTTTCAAAAGAAAACAGAGAAGAGCACTTCGTTGAGCCGGTGGTTGATGATGAAGGGATTGCCATCAGCATAGAAAGGATTCAGGAAATGTTTGAAGGACAGGGTACCCCGCCCGGTGGCATTGCTGGTACAGGTGATGCTGATGTTACAGGTTACCAGGGGACATTGGCCGGTGGGGAATCCGAATATGAACGTGTTGAAGAACGAATTAACCAAGAAGTTAACCGAATTCACCGGCAAATTGAATCAAGTCCTTATAAAGTGACAGATTTATCTATCAATGTGGGTTTGGATGACTCCATTAACGTGCCGGAAGTGGAAGGTGCTCTTCAGGAGCTGCTTATATCTGTGTTACATACCTCCCTGAGTGCAAGCGGAGCCGAATTGGACGAGGAACAATTGGAACAGCGGATCACGATTTTCTCCCAAGCATTTCAGGGCGAGCCTTTGTTTCCTGAAGACGCTGATGGAGGATCTGGCAACCTGTTGGTTTATGGCCTTGGGGCTGCTCTTGCTTTAGCCCTTGGCAGCCTTGCCTTTGTCATCATCCGTCAGAGAAGGCAATCTGCAGAGAACGAAGAGGAACTTGTAGTGTCTGCAGAGCCGGAAGACGATCTGTTATCCAAGCTGGATGAGCAACCCACCAAACGTTCCCAGCTTGAGCAACTGGCCAAAGAACGGCCTGATGAATTTGCCAAACTGTTGAAATCATGGATGGCGGAAGATTAG
- the fliG gene encoding flagellar motor switch protein FliG, translating into MRSVKELTGKQKAAVLLVSLGPEVSAQVFKHLNEEEIEQLTLEIANVRKVDSETKEAIVEEFHHLCLAQDYISQGGISYAKEVLEKALGQQKAVEIINRLTATLQVRPFDFARKADPNQILNFIQNEHPQTIALVLSYLEPPQASQILSALPAEQQAEVARRIALMESTSPEVISQVEYILEQKLSSSLTQDFTATGGIEAVVQILNGVDRSTERTILDELEVQDPELAEEIKKRMFVFEDIVNLDNRSIQRVIRDIENDDLLLSLKVASEEVKEVIFRNMSKRMAETFKEEMELMGPVRLKDVEEAQTRVVATIRRLEEAGEIVIARGGGDDIVV; encoded by the coding sequence ATGCGTTCGGTAAAAGAATTAACCGGTAAACAGAAGGCTGCCGTTTTGCTTGTTTCCCTTGGTCCGGAAGTGTCTGCTCAAGTATTTAAACACTTAAATGAAGAAGAAATTGAACAGTTGACATTGGAAATTGCCAATGTGCGTAAGGTGGACAGTGAAACGAAAGAGGCGATTGTAGAAGAGTTTCATCATCTGTGTTTGGCACAGGATTATATCAGCCAGGGGGGGATTTCCTATGCTAAAGAGGTGTTGGAAAAAGCCCTTGGCCAACAAAAGGCGGTCGAGATTATAAACCGTCTAACTGCAACACTGCAGGTGCGCCCCTTCGATTTTGCCCGCAAAGCGGATCCAAATCAGATTTTAAACTTTATCCAGAATGAGCACCCGCAAACGATAGCCCTGGTTCTTTCATATCTAGAACCACCACAAGCATCCCAAATCCTTTCGGCCTTACCGGCGGAACAGCAGGCAGAGGTGGCCAGGCGTATCGCACTGATGGAAAGCACATCACCGGAAGTGATCAGCCAAGTCGAATATATCTTGGAACAAAAACTTTCCTCTTCATTGACCCAGGATTTTACAGCCACTGGCGGGATAGAGGCAGTTGTTCAAATATTGAATGGGGTGGACCGCAGCACGGAACGCACTATTTTGGACGAGTTGGAGGTCCAAGACCCGGAATTGGCTGAGGAGATCAAGAAACGCATGTTTGTCTTTGAAGATATTGTCAACCTCGATAACCGCTCTATTCAGCGGGTGATCCGGGATATTGAAAATGATGACTTGCTGCTCTCCTTGAAAGTGGCCAGTGAAGAAGTTAAAGAAGTGATTTTCCGCAATATGTCCAAGCGCATGGCTGAAACTTTCAAGGAAGAGATGGAGCTGATGGGTCCGGTCCGCTTAAAAGATGTGGAAGAAGCTCAAACCCGGGTGGTGGCCACCATACGCCGTTTGGAAGAGGCCGGGGAGATCGTGATCGCCCGTGGAGGAGGGGACGACATCGTTGTCTAA
- a CDS encoding FliH/SctL family protein, which yields MSNLLKSAYHSAQVRKLFNQNLPDCFEPDTRVEDNNTVRTELEQLLQQKESLIEEINRLEQEQVRLQKEASLLQEETQREIQKWWEQQEKELEQVRENAYRDGYEQGFRQGKQDAEEQFKDKIEQVENIIKEAYIQRDKLLKSAEPDLLKLSVAIARKVIGEEIKQSPEVVKSLIQHSLQHVLERDELRLHVPAEQYTTFLAYIDEWAAEVEGELKLIPDSTLTAQQCMLHTPHGSYDLSIDRQLEEIKKQLLVCCEERMARD from the coding sequence TTGTCTAACCTGCTAAAGTCAGCCTATCATTCTGCTCAGGTGCGAAAATTGTTCAATCAAAACTTGCCTGATTGCTTCGAACCTGATACAAGGGTTGAGGATAACAATACGGTCCGAACAGAACTGGAACAATTACTGCAGCAAAAGGAGAGTCTGATCGAAGAGATTAACCGGCTCGAACAAGAACAGGTACGACTGCAAAAGGAAGCTAGTCTTTTGCAAGAAGAAACACAGCGGGAGATTCAGAAATGGTGGGAGCAACAAGAAAAAGAGCTGGAACAGGTGAGGGAGAATGCCTACCGGGACGGGTACGAACAAGGTTTCAGACAGGGCAAACAGGATGCAGAAGAACAGTTTAAGGATAAAATTGAGCAAGTGGAGAACATCATTAAAGAGGCTTATATACAGCGGGACAAATTGTTAAAAAGTGCTGAACCTGATTTGTTAAAGCTGAGTGTGGCTATTGCCCGGAAGGTGATAGGAGAGGAGATAAAACAGTCGCCTGAGGTCGTTAAATCGTTAATTCAGCACAGTTTGCAACATGTCCTTGAACGAGATGAGCTTCGTCTTCACGTTCCAGCTGAACAGTATACCACCTTTTTAGCCTATATAGATGAGTGGGCTGCTGAAGTTGAAGGGGAATTGAAGCTGATACCTGACAGTACCCTCACGGCTCAGCAATGTATGTTACATACCCCTCATGGTTCCTATGATTTAAGTATCGACAGACAGCTGGAAGAGATTAAGAAGCAGTTGTTGGTTTGCTGCGAGGAGAGAATGGCCCGTGATTAA
- the fliI gene encoding flagellar protein export ATPase FliI: MNNIEEYTQVIARTETIVKYGKVTKVIGLTVESVGPHTRLGDICLINPGQGKPPIQAEVVGFRGQHVILMPLGPMDEIGPGCSVEATGGALHIKVGSPLLGQVLDGLGQPLSGGKLPQGLICYSTNQSPINPLERPPIKDPLSVGIRAIDGLLTIGKGQRVGIFAGSGVGKSTLMGMIARHTTADVNVIALIGERGREVREFIERDLGSEGRQRTVLVVATSDQPALQRIKGAFTATAIAEYFRDQGKDVLLMMDSVTRFAMAQREVGLAIGEPPTTKGYPPSVFALLPKLLERSGTSRVGSITAFYTVLVDGDDLNDPISDAVRGILDGHIVLDRQLAQKGHFPAIDVLASVSRVMKAIVSETHQKAAQQFARMLSYYNEAEDLINIGAYKRGSNRNIDLAVRMYPDMIRYLQQGINERSSFEESRQHLIEHFGKETDHGSI; encoded by the coding sequence ATTAACAATATTGAAGAGTATACGCAGGTCATTGCCCGCACTGAGACAATAGTCAAATACGGCAAAGTGACCAAGGTGATTGGCTTAACAGTTGAATCCGTTGGCCCCCATACCAGGTTGGGAGATATTTGCCTGATCAATCCAGGTCAGGGCAAGCCTCCAATTCAAGCGGAAGTGGTTGGATTCCGAGGCCAACATGTGATTTTGATGCCTTTGGGTCCCATGGACGAAATTGGGCCTGGTTGCTCTGTAGAAGCCACTGGGGGCGCTCTGCACATTAAAGTGGGCAGCCCTCTCTTGGGACAAGTTTTGGATGGTTTGGGACAACCCCTTTCTGGTGGAAAACTCCCTCAAGGGCTAATTTGCTATTCAACCAATCAATCTCCGATCAATCCACTGGAAAGACCGCCCATTAAGGATCCCCTTTCCGTAGGTATCCGGGCCATTGATGGATTGTTAACGATAGGCAAGGGACAACGTGTAGGTATCTTTGCCGGCAGCGGTGTAGGTAAAAGCACCTTAATGGGTATGATTGCCCGCCATACCACAGCCGATGTGAATGTGATCGCCCTGATTGGGGAAAGGGGGCGGGAAGTCCGCGAATTTATTGAGCGGGATTTAGGCTCTGAAGGCAGACAAAGGACTGTTTTGGTTGTGGCCACATCTGACCAGCCTGCCTTACAAAGGATCAAAGGGGCATTTACAGCTACGGCAATCGCCGAATACTTCCGCGACCAGGGCAAAGACGTGTTGCTGATGATGGATTCGGTGACCCGTTTTGCCATGGCCCAAAGGGAAGTGGGGCTGGCCATTGGTGAACCGCCAACCACTAAGGGCTATCCGCCCAGTGTTTTTGCCCTGTTGCCCAAACTGCTGGAACGTTCGGGTACCTCTCGGGTGGGCTCGATCACTGCCTTTTATACCGTATTGGTAGACGGGGATGATCTTAACGACCCCATTAGTGATGCCGTGCGTGGTATCTTGGATGGTCATATCGTCCTTGACCGTCAACTGGCCCAAAAAGGCCACTTTCCGGCCATTGATGTGCTGGCCAGTGTCAGCCGTGTGATGAAAGCGATCGTCAGTGAGACACACCAGAAGGCTGCCCAGCAGTTTGCACGTATGCTGAGTTACTACAATGAGGCAGAAGATTTGATCAACATCGGGGCCTACAAGAGAGGCTCTAACCGCAATATTGACCTGGCAGTTAGAATGTATCCAGATATGATTCGCTATTTGCAGCAGGGGATAAATGAACGATCGAGCTTTGAGGAAAGCAGACAGCACTTGATCGAGCACTTCGGAAAGGAGACCGACCATGGCTCAATATAA
- the fliJ gene encoding flagellar export protein FliJ, translated as MAQYNDLWQRLLDVNTKQKEQAQLQLAEAMDRQNQAEERLHKTQQAIEQLNQHMVNQQQQGISSTDLQQFSQYAHYLHSQLMTEQRALLSAKHYTSTIQHRVRQFMTEEKKWLKLKEKQLKAYVLEQRRKEQKETDEVARHKYWGVAALRSEQFDRA; from the coding sequence ATGGCTCAATATAACGATCTCTGGCAAAGGCTTCTCGATGTTAACACCAAGCAAAAAGAACAGGCTCAGCTTCAATTGGCCGAGGCGATGGACCGTCAAAACCAAGCAGAGGAACGCTTACATAAGACCCAGCAGGCCATTGAACAATTGAATCAGCACATGGTCAATCAGCAGCAACAGGGGATATCCAGCACTGATTTGCAACAGTTTTCCCAATATGCCCATTATCTCCACTCACAGCTCATGACAGAACAGAGAGCATTGCTGAGCGCCAAGCACTATACTTCTACAATTCAGCACAGAGTACGCCAGTTTATGACGGAAGAAAAAAAGTGGTTGAAATTGAAAGAGAAGCAATTGAAGGCCTATGTTTTAGAACAGCGGAGAAAAGAACAAAAAGAAACAGATGAAGTAGCCAGACACAAGTATTGGGGAGTGGCAGCACTGAGGAGTGAACAGTTTGACAGAGCATGA
- a CDS encoding flagellar hook-length control protein FliK, translating to MLDMLTLFTQHQERSGQAKVVKGERPGLAAKEGPSTADTPLSFSMQFVRLLGELEGDSFDRARKQENSASDNSAGKRGGDFSLPFNSYSPTREWPKVRESNTDTTGDLLFEENTHTGAVTPASPEVSNEEQEPRFAQQVMPVSFETAEFPHSEGVSQSVQLQVKTIAESGEGGNILKDAVFIDHFRPEQQQVLISQSDKNSLFKVISHGYPRHLLTQENSVYDSLREEAAPAGNVGQAKPGMHQLLAGWSADQGLAPSAQSADQKGFHSSQTNHSFGEQHTGTNTLNLSTDSTLTSGATEATKSVQENGTKESTLVRYAYMVQDLEQVLRMKWNRVQEGNVTQIRIQIHPEHLGEMDIRLTSNEGKMTIQILASTRFALESLDRHMYQLQAVLAQQGLQVERIEVIHQQLLSQELSGQHDKEGHRHAHQGQDQQSTAKETARDKSPEQGDYIAHYRVLGDSATVDYVV from the coding sequence ATGTTGGATATGCTAACCTTGTTTACCCAGCATCAAGAAAGGTCAGGGCAAGCCAAAGTTGTCAAAGGTGAGCGGCCCGGCCTGGCAGCAAAAGAGGGGCCAAGTACCGCGGATACACCCCTTTCCTTTTCCATGCAATTTGTCCGGCTTCTAGGGGAGTTAGAAGGTGACAGCTTTGACAGGGCGAGGAAACAGGAAAATTCTGCTTCTGACAACTCCGCTGGAAAAAGAGGAGGGGATTTTTCACTTCCATTTAACAGCTATTCTCCAACGCGGGAATGGCCTAAGGTCAGAGAATCTAATACTGACACAACTGGTGACCTCCTGTTTGAAGAAAATACACACACTGGGGCTGTAACTCCAGCTTCACCAGAGGTTTCCAACGAGGAACAAGAACCCCGTTTTGCTCAGCAGGTGATGCCTGTAAGCTTTGAGACGGCAGAGTTCCCACACAGCGAAGGCGTCTCCCAATCGGTTCAACTGCAGGTTAAAACAATTGCAGAGTCCGGAGAAGGTGGGAACATCTTGAAGGATGCTGTATTTATTGATCATTTTCGTCCAGAACAACAGCAGGTTCTCATCTCTCAATCTGACAAAAACAGCCTGTTCAAAGTAATTAGTCATGGCTATCCACGTCACCTTCTTACACAAGAAAACAGTGTCTATGATTCACTAAGAGAAGAAGCTGCTCCCGCTGGCAACGTAGGCCAAGCAAAACCAGGGATGCATCAACTACTGGCTGGCTGGAGTGCTGACCAGGGACTAGCCCCGTCTGCTCAATCTGCTGATCAGAAAGGATTTCATTCATCCCAAACCAATCATTCATTTGGAGAGCAGCACACCGGGACAAACACTCTGAACCTCTCCACTGACAGTACATTAACATCTGGTGCAACGGAAGCCACTAAGAGTGTTCAGGAGAACGGGACAAAGGAATCCACGCTTGTCCGCTATGCCTACATGGTACAAGATCTTGAGCAGGTGCTGCGCATGAAGTGGAACCGCGTGCAGGAAGGAAATGTAACCCAAATACGTATACAAATCCATCCCGAACATTTGGGTGAGATGGATATTCGCTTAACCTCCAATGAAGGAAAGATGACCATACAAATATTGGCCTCTACCCGGTTCGCCTTAGAATCCCTGGACCGGCATATGTACCAACTGCAAGCGGTCCTTGCCCAACAAGGTTTGCAGGTTGAGCGTATAGAAGTCATCCATCAGCAACTGTTATCTCAAGAGCTTTCCGGCCAGCACGATAAGGAGGGCCACCGACATGCCCACCAGGGTCAAGACCAACAAAGCACAGCAAAAGAAACAGCTCGTGATAAGTCACCTGAACAAGGAGATTATATCGCCCATTATAGAGTCCTGGGGGATTCGGCTACTGTGGATTATGTCGTCTAG